A single window of Arcobacter venerupis DNA harbors:
- a CDS encoding HP0495 family protein: MIDLSKEKLVLNYPCSWEYKLVVLEHIDIHVTVKEVVSSREHKVKESKVSSKGKYKSYTLELLVHNDDDRTEIYKMLGDHSNIKMVL, translated from the coding sequence ATGATTGATTTAAGTAAAGAAAAATTAGTTTTAAATTACCCATGTTCTTGGGAATATAAATTAGTTGTTTTAGAACATATTGATATACACGTAACTGTAAAAGAAGTTGTATCAAGTAGAGAACATAAAGTAAAAGAGTCAAAAGTTAGTAGTAAAGGTAAATACAAAAGTTATACTCTTGAACTTTTAGTACATAATGATGATGATAGAACAGAGATTTATAAAATGTTAGGTGACCATTCTAATATTAAAATGGTGTTATGA
- the moaC gene encoding cyclic pyranopterin monophosphate synthase MoaC — translation MNLTHLDDNNRPKMVDVSDKYETRRVAIASGEITMSDEAFEAIISNTTKKGPVLQTAVIAAIMGVKKTSDLIPMCHPLLLSGINCDVEEKPELPGFKLIVTAKLNGQTGVEMEALTGVSIGLLTIYDMVKAIDKSMVISNVQLEKKSGGKSGDFIREDLNND, via the coding sequence TTGAATTTAACACACTTAGATGATAATAATAGACCTAAAATGGTTGATGTTTCTGATAAATATGAAACAAGAAGAGTTGCAATTGCTTCTGGCGAAATTACTATGAGTGATGAAGCATTTGAAGCAATTATTTCAAATACTACAAAAAAAGGCCCAGTTTTACAAACAGCTGTAATTGCTGCAATCATGGGGGTGAAAAAAACAAGTGATTTAATTCCTATGTGCCATCCTTTATTGTTAAGTGGAATAAATTGTGATGTGGAAGAAAAGCCTGAATTACCTGGATTTAAACTAATTGTAACTGCTAAGCTAAATGGACAAACTGGTGTTGAAATGGAAGCACTAACAGGTGTTTCTATTGGTTTATTAACTATTTATGATATGGTAAAAGCAATTGATAAATCTATGGTTATATCTAATGTTCAATTAGAGAAAAAATCAGGTGGTAAAAGTGGTGATTTTATAAGAGAGGATTTAAATAATGATTGA
- the rpsU gene encoding 30S ribosomal protein S21, with amino-acid sequence MPGIKVKDSESFDEAYRRFKKQCDRNLIVTETRARRYFEPNTEIRKKQKISARKKMLKRLYMLRRYESRL; translated from the coding sequence GTGCCAGGCATAAAAGTTAAAGATAGCGAATCTTTCGACGAAGCTTATAGAAGATTTAAAAAACAATGTGATAGAAATCTTATTGTTACAGAAACTAGAGCTAGAAGATATTTTGAACCAAATACAGAAATTAGAAAAAAACAAAAAATATCGGCTAGAAAGAAAATGTTAAAAAGATTATACATGTTAAGAAGATACGAATCAAGATTATAA
- a CDS encoding arginyltransferase — protein MQIFSQDIEFLEENRNCSYFENKMSDIRYKYIYSCSTAKYQEMLERGWRRFGRMHFVPECKLCNKCVSMRIDVANYKFSKSEKRVISKNKDTKLYIRPPSITMEHLNLYDKYHKFMNEKKDWPYTPIEPDDYLKSYVEAKEEFAKEFLYVKDDKLIGVALVDILPNSISAIYCYYDHSYSDLSIGKFSILAQIKVAKELNIPYIYLGYWIKNHFSMGYKEAYTPFEVLKNRATIDEIPLWEKNEL, from the coding sequence ATGCAGATTTTTAGTCAAGATATTGAATTTTTGGAAGAGAATAGAAATTGCTCTTATTTTGAAAACAAAATGTCTGATATTAGATATAAATACATCTACTCTTGTTCAACAGCTAAATACCAAGAGATGTTGGAACGAGGTTGGAGAAGATTTGGTCGAATGCATTTTGTTCCAGAGTGTAAGCTTTGTAATAAATGTGTTTCTATGCGAATTGATGTGGCTAATTATAAATTTTCAAAATCAGAAAAAAGAGTAATTTCTAAAAATAAAGATACAAAATTATATATAAGACCTCCTTCTATTACAATGGAGCATTTAAATCTTTATGATAAATATCATAAATTTATGAACGAGAAGAAAGATTGGCCTTATACTCCAATTGAACCAGATGATTATTTAAAATCTTATGTAGAAGCAAAAGAAGAGTTTGCAAAAGAGTTTTTATATGTAAAAGATGATAAATTAATTGGAGTAGCATTAGTTGATATTTTACCTAATTCAATTTCTGCTATTTATTGTTATTATGATCATTCATATTCAGACTTATCTATAGGAAAATTTTCAATATTGGCACAAATAAAAGTTGCAAAAGAATTGAATATTCCTTATATATATTTAGGTTATTGGATTAAAAATCATTTTTCAATGGGATATAAAGAAGCTTATACACCTTTTGAAGTATTAAAAAATAGAGCTACTATTGATGAAATCCCTCTTTGGGAGAAAAATGAATTATAA
- the trpA gene encoding tryptophan synthase subunit alpha: MKKLVGYITSSLPNNNFTIDLAYSMKDAGVDTLELGIPFSDPVADGPVIEKANLIALNNGFKLKDLFEVSSKIAKDIDTLWMGYTNPFYHYGVEKILEKANEYNIQGTIIPDLPYEMAQNLEPLFNKYNKVNISFVAPTDSKERIKTIVENSKKFIYMVAYAGITGSGQKEDLSKIIENVREYSSTPLYIGFGVDEKTCKEKIIGVDGVIVGSAFVKHIIDDSLSNTEKIKRISAIAKEIKEKINE; encoded by the coding sequence TTGAAAAAATTAGTTGGCTATATTACATCATCTCTTCCAAATAATAATTTTACAATAGATTTAGCATATAGTATGAAAGATGCTGGTGTTGATACTTTAGAATTAGGTATTCCTTTTTCTGATCCAGTTGCTGATGGACCGGTAATTGAAAAAGCAAATTTAATTGCATTAAATAATGGCTTTAAATTAAAGGATTTATTTGAAGTTTCTTCAAAAATTGCAAAAGATATTGACACATTATGGATGGGATACACAAACCCATTTTATCATTATGGAGTGGAAAAAATTTTAGAAAAAGCAAATGAATATAATATTCAAGGGACTATCATTCCTGATCTTCCATATGAAATGGCACAAAATTTAGAACCTTTATTTAATAAATATAATAAAGTAAATATCTCTTTTGTTGCACCTACTGATAGCAAAGAAAGAATTAAAACAATTGTTGAAAATTCTAAAAAGTTTATTTATATGGTTGCATATGCTGGAATTACAGGAAGTGGACAAAAAGAAGATTTATCAAAAATTATAGAAAATGTAAGAGAATATTCTTCTACACCTTTATATATTGGTTTTGGAGTTGATGAAAAAACTTGTAAAGAAAAAATTATTGGTGTTGATGGGGTAATTGTTGGAAGTGCTTTTGTAAAACATATTATTGATGATAGTTTATCAAATACTGAAAAAATAAAAAGAATCTCTGCAATTGCAAAAGAGATAAAAGAAAAAATAAACGAATAA
- a CDS encoding chloride channel protein, whose product MNKETNLQNHLAEQTIMFASITKWIILSSLIGALIGAVVSLFLKLLEYCENSRSLLPFDYYYTLPFALAITVFIVKKFAPSAEGHGTEKVIEAIHKNAGRINFSVVPTKLFATVLTIFAGGSVGKEGPGAQIGASLASFIAMKLRFSNRDRKKIVICGISAGFASVFGTPLAGAIFGVEILIVGGLMYDILLPSIVAGFSAFFVAKMFGINYTYFYIAFFSNFDFNYVLISKVIIGGIFFGLVADFIITTLHELHKYIGMIKINYILKAFLGGIIIVILTLIVGDEYLGLGFNTIKDALSSDEMIHENIPWYTFILKTIFTSLTLSFGGSGGVITPIFYIGATSGNFFGYLVDGYIPLFAALGFVSVLAGTTSAPIAAMIMSVELFGMDIGHYAAISIIIAFLMTGHRSVFPSQVLSMKKSEAIDIKLGGELENTETTYTTRFFINMQRIIKLLISRKRKKTELNEDEIK is encoded by the coding sequence ATGAACAAAGAAACAAATCTTCAAAATCACTTAGCTGAGCAAACTATTATGTTTGCAAGTATTACAAAATGGATTATTTTATCCTCTTTAATTGGTGCACTAATTGGTGCTGTTGTATCTTTATTTTTAAAACTTTTAGAATATTGTGAAAATTCAAGGAGTTTACTTCCTTTTGATTATTATTATACTTTGCCTTTTGCTTTAGCAATAACAGTATTTATAGTAAAAAAATTTGCTCCAAGTGCTGAAGGACATGGAACAGAAAAGGTAATCGAGGCTATTCATAAAAATGCAGGGAGAATAAACTTTAGTGTAGTTCCTACGAAACTTTTTGCAACAGTATTAACTATTTTTGCTGGTGGTTCAGTTGGTAAAGAGGGACCTGGTGCTCAAATTGGTGCTTCATTAGCTTCTTTTATTGCAATGAAATTAAGATTCTCAAACAGAGACAGAAAAAAAATAGTTATTTGTGGAATTAGTGCAGGTTTTGCTTCAGTTTTTGGAACGCCACTTGCTGGGGCTATTTTTGGAGTTGAGATATTAATCGTTGGCGGATTAATGTATGATATTTTATTACCATCTATCGTTGCTGGATTTTCTGCTTTTTTTGTGGCAAAAATGTTTGGAATTAACTACACATATTTTTATATTGCATTTTTTTCTAATTTTGATTTTAATTATGTCTTAATCTCAAAAGTAATTATTGGTGGGATATTTTTTGGTTTAGTTGCAGATTTTATTATTACAACATTACATGAATTACATAAATATATTGGAATGATAAAAATAAATTATATTTTAAAAGCATTTTTAGGTGGAATTATTATTGTAATTTTGACTTTAATTGTTGGGGATGAATACTTAGGGTTAGGTTTTAACACCATAAAAGATGCTTTGTCTTCAGATGAAATGATTCATGAGAATATTCCTTGGTATACCTTTATTTTAAAGACTATTTTTACTTCATTAACTCTATCTTTTGGTGGAAGTGGTGGCGTAATTACTCCTATTTTTTATATTGGTGCAACAAGTGGTAACTTTTTTGGATATTTAGTAGATGGATATATCCCATTATTTGCAGCACTTGGATTTGTAAGTGTATTAGCAGGAACTACAAGTGCTCCAATTGCAGCAATGATAATGTCAGTTGAGTTATTTGGAATGGATATTGGACACTATGCTGCTATATCAATTATAATTGCTTTTTTAATGACAGGACATAGAAGTGTTTTCCCTTCTCAAGTTTTATCAATGAAAAAATCTGAAGCAATTGATATAAAATTAGGTGGAGAGTTAGAAAATACAGAAACCACTTATACTACAAGATTTTTTATAAATATGCAAAGAATTATTAAACTACTTATTAGTAGAAAGAGAAAAAAAACTGAACTGAATGAAGATGAAATTAAATAA
- the panB gene encoding 3-methyl-2-oxobutanoate hydroxymethyltransferase has translation MSIIKNDFEKMNITKIKKSKNNKKLTVITAYDALFAKLFEEIADMILVGDSLNMSFAGKPDTLSATLEQMIYHTNAVCTGAPKSFVIMDMPFGTYINKDEALKNCIEVYRLTNAAAVKIEGGEDRADIIKHLTSNSIAVMGHIGLMPQYVRSEGGYKVRGKTHQDENQLIEDAIAVEKAGAFSIVVEGVMSNVAKKITEVVNIPVIGIGAGNVTDGQVLVWSDMLGFFEEFKPKFVRHYLNGASLVKDAVNQYRNDVQNSSFPSREEEY, from the coding sequence ATGAGCATTATAAAAAATGATTTTGAAAAAATGAATATAACTAAAATCAAAAAATCAAAAAATAATAAAAAACTAACAGTAATTACAGCTTATGATGCACTTTTTGCAAAACTATTCGAAGAAATCGCAGATATGATTCTGGTTGGAGACAGTTTAAATATGAGTTTTGCAGGAAAGCCAGATACTCTTTCAGCAACACTTGAGCAAATGATTTATCATACAAATGCTGTTTGTACAGGTGCACCAAAATCATTTGTAATAATGGATATGCCATTTGGAACATATATCAATAAAGATGAAGCATTAAAAAATTGTATTGAAGTTTATAGACTTACAAATGCAGCAGCAGTTAAAATTGAAGGAGGAGAAGACAGAGCTGATATTATAAAGCACTTAACTTCTAATTCAATAGCAGTTATGGGACATATTGGATTAATGCCTCAATACGTAAGAAGTGAGGGTGGATATAAAGTTAGAGGTAAAACACATCAAGATGAAAATCAATTAATTGAAGATGCCATTGCTGTTGAAAAAGCAGGAGCTTTTTCAATTGTTGTTGAGGGAGTTATGAGCAATGTTGCAAAAAAGATCACTGAAGTAGTAAATATTCCAGTTATTGGAATTGGAGCTGGAAATGTAACAGATGGACAAGTTTTAGTTTGGTCTGATATGTTAGGATTTTTTGAAGAGTTCAAACCAAAATTTGTAAGACATTATTTAAATGGTGCTTCATTGGTAAAAGATGCCGTTAATCAATATAGAAATGATGTTCAAAATTCTTCATTCCCTTCACGCGAAGAAGAGTATTAA
- the ruvB gene encoding Holliday junction branch migration DNA helicase RuvB: protein MERLVEVESVSFEEDNTEISLRPSNWDDYIGQEKIKKNLKVFIEASKKRKEALDHILFYGPPGLGKTTLSYLISNEMNTNIKVTAGPMIEKSGDLAAILTNLEEGDILFIDEIHRLSPTVEEILYPAMEDYRLDIIIGSGPAAQTVKIDLPRFTLIGATTRAGMLSNPLRERFGMHFRMQFYNQDELSKIIQKAAVKLSKSCENDAAFEISRRSRGTPRVALRLLKRVRDFAEVENENLIHLSRCKYALDELGVNESGFDEMDINLLELLVSNRGKPMGLSTMAAALSEDEGTIEDAIEPYLLANGYIERTARGRIASLKTYEMFRLSYPNSEKLDEDLQQGKLF from the coding sequence ATGGAAAGATTAGTAGAAGTTGAATCAGTATCTTTTGAAGAAGATAATACAGAAATAAGTTTAAGACCATCAAATTGGGATGACTATATAGGTCAAGAAAAAATCAAAAAGAATCTAAAAGTATTTATAGAAGCTAGTAAAAAAAGAAAAGAAGCTTTAGATCATATTCTTTTTTACGGCCCTCCAGGACTTGGGAAAACTACACTTTCATATCTTATCTCAAATGAAATGAATACAAATATCAAAGTAACAGCTGGACCGATGATTGAAAAAAGTGGTGATTTAGCTGCAATTTTAACTAATCTTGAAGAGGGTGATATTTTATTTATTGATGAAATTCACCGTCTTTCTCCAACTGTTGAAGAGATTTTATATCCTGCAATGGAAGATTATAGATTGGATATTATTATTGGGTCTGGACCTGCTGCCCAAACTGTGAAAATTGATTTACCAAGATTTACTCTAATTGGAGCAACAACAAGAGCTGGAATGTTGTCAAATCCTTTAAGAGAGAGATTTGGGATGCATTTTAGAATGCAATTTTATAATCAAGATGAATTATCGAAAATTATTCAAAAAGCAGCAGTTAAATTATCAAAATCTTGTGAAAATGATGCAGCTTTTGAAATTTCAAGAAGAAGTAGAGGAACACCAAGGGTAGCTCTGCGACTTCTAAAAAGAGTTAGAGACTTTGCAGAAGTTGAAAATGAAAATTTAATTCACCTATCTAGATGTAAATATGCCTTAGATGAATTAGGTGTAAATGAGAGTGGTTTTGATGAAATGGATATAAATCTTCTTGAATTATTAGTTTCAAATAGAGGAAAACCAATGGGACTTTCTACAATGGCAGCTGCATTAAGTGAAGACGAGGGAACAATTGAAGATGCAATTGAACCTTATTTACTAGCAAATGGCTATATAGAAAGAACAGCCAGAGGAAGAATCGCTTCATTAAAAACATATGAAATGTTTAGATTATCATATCCAAACAGCGAAAAGTTAGATGAAGATTTACAACAAGGAAAATTATTTTGA
- a CDS encoding AI-2E family transporter has protein sequence MKAAYFLIAIAIVMIFFIIQLFDPFIKPIIVSVLLVVATSSISLYLENKLKSRVVSVSIMTISLAALFFIPVLYCIFSFANFFNHVDKQLLIENLNQIKIFIQDSSNDFIFMKDIFSQIVSKIDVSKIVENILSISAYLGKNSAKFMIDMVLILIFYFFFSLYSISIGTFIKGLLPIKKEDSIILFYESSNVMTVVLYSLLITAILEGFLFGVFLRFYGYDGLLFGVLYGFASLIPVVGGVIMWLPIVIYEATTSVTNALVIAIYSIVVISVIADTFIKPMIIKYINQKVVKTPTTINELLIFFSIVAGLSTFGFWGMIIGPAMVTFFISIMQLLKKYSDDFKDNVS, from the coding sequence TTGAAAGCAGCCTATTTTCTAATTGCTATTGCTATTGTAATGATTTTTTTCATTATTCAACTTTTTGATCCATTTATAAAACCAATTATAGTTTCTGTTTTATTAGTCGTAGCAACAAGTTCAATATCACTTTATTTAGAAAATAAATTAAAAAGTAGAGTTGTCTCTGTTTCAATTATGACTATATCTTTAGCTGCACTATTTTTTATTCCTGTTTTATATTGCATATTTTCCTTTGCAAATTTTTTCAATCATGTTGACAAACAATTGTTAATTGAAAATTTAAACCAAATAAAAATATTTATACAAGATAGTTCTAATGATTTTATTTTTATGAAAGATATATTTTCTCAAATTGTTTCAAAAATTGATGTTAGCAAAATTGTTGAAAATATTTTATCTATTAGTGCATATTTAGGAAAAAACTCTGCAAAGTTTATGATTGACATGGTTTTGATTTTAATATTTTATTTTTTCTTTTCACTGTATTCAATCTCAATTGGAACATTTATAAAAGGATTACTTCCAATAAAAAAAGAAGATTCAATCATACTTTTTTATGAATCTTCAAATGTAATGACTGTAGTTTTGTATTCACTTTTAATAACTGCAATATTAGAAGGATTTTTATTTGGAGTTTTTCTTAGATTTTATGGTTATGATGGATTACTTTTTGGAGTTTTATATGGATTCGCTTCTTTAATTCCAGTTGTAGGCGGAGTTATAATGTGGCTTCCAATTGTTATCTATGAAGCAACTACTTCAGTGACAAACGCACTTGTAATCGCAATATATTCTATAGTTGTTATTTCAGTAATTGCAGATACTTTTATAAAACCAATGATTATTAAATATATAAATCAAAAAGTTGTAAAAACACCAACAACTATAAATGAACTTTTAATCTTTTTTTCAATTGTAGCAGGTCTTTCAACATTTGGGTTTTGGGGGATGATAATTGGGCCAGCAATGGTTACATTTTTTATATCAATAATGCAACTTTTAAAAAAATATAGTGATGATTTTAAAGATAATGTATCCTAA